In Nitrospirota bacterium, the genomic stretch ATATTCCTGACATCCCAGGGAGCGAGAAATTGTCCCTTCTTAATATTCACCGGTTTGCCGGTCTCTGCTGCTGCCAGGACAAGGTCTGTCTGCCTGCAGAGGAATGCCGGGATTTGGAGTGCATCAAGCACCCCGGCTGCAGGACGGATCTCTGCCATGGCATGAATGTCGGCAATGACCGGGACCTGAAGCTTTGACCTGATATCAGAAAGTATTCTGAGGCCTCTGTCAATGCCGGGGCCCCGGAATGAAGAGACTGATGTACGGTTCGCCTTGTCAAAAGAGCTCTTAAAAATAAACGAGATGCCAAGATCCGAGCATATTGTTTTCAGCCTCTCAGCTGTTTCGCATGTTATGGCTTCGTCCTCGATGACGCAGGGGCCGGCTATGAGAAAAAGGTTCCCCGGATGCAAGGCTTCAGGGCCGACGCAGATAGTACTTTTCAACCCTGGCTCAGTCCCCTGACATCTGACTTGGCATCAGGAAAAAGAGAACGCTTTCCCTTGAGCGAGGCTTCAATAAATGCGCTGAAGAGTGGATGAGGCTCGGTCGGCCTGGACTTGAACTCAGGGTGGAACTGGCAGCCCAGGAACCAGGGATGGTCCTCTATCTCGACGATCTCGACAAGTTCACCGTCAGGGCTCGTTCCGCTGATCTTCATGCCCATTCTCGTGAGGACTCCCTTATATGCGTTGTTGAACTCATAGCGGTGTCTGTGGCGCTCAGAGATCTCCTTCTGTTTATAGGATGCCGAGGCATTGGTGTTCTGTTCGATGACGCAAGGGTATGCGCCGAGCCTCATGGTGCCGCCCTTATGAGAGCTCTCTGTGCGCTCTTCGATCCTGCCTTTTCTGAAGTCAAACCATTTTTCCATGAGATAGATGACCGGCGCCTGGGTGTTCAGATCGAATTCCGAGCTGTTTGCCTTGAGCTCGCAGACGTTTCTTGCGAACTCGATAA encodes the following:
- the kdsA gene encoding 3-deoxy-8-phosphooctulonate synthase; translated protein: MKSTICVGPEALHPGNLFLIAGPCVIEDEAITCETAERLKTICSDLGISFIFKSSFDKANRTSVSSFRGPGIDRGLRILSDIRSKLQVPVIADIHAMAEIRPAAGVLDALQIPAFLCRQTDLVLAAAETGKPVNIKKGQFLAPWDVRNIIDKFVSGGNENLFITERGVSFGYNNLVVDFRSFPIMRSFGYPVIFDVTHSLQLPGGQGTSSGGQREFAEPMARAAVAAGIDGLFMEVHPDPERALCDGPNMIRLDEMKGFLTRVKAVHDLVAMQASATRGNAI